In Tumebacillus amylolyticus, the sequence GCGCATGCGCTCCACCCAAGGGAGGTCGTGAATCACCTGCAGGGGGCCGCCCCAGATAAAAATCCCCGGTCGAGGCGTTGCAAACCCGCAAGCGGTGAGAAAACCGGCTTCGACCGATGGCAAGTTAGTTCCGCTTACGTACTCGACACCCAAGGTGTGAGTTCCTTTTTGCCGTAATGATGTTTCGAGAGCACTCAGCAAGAGATGTCCGTAACCTCGACCCCGCTCGGCGTCGGCAATCGTAAGGGCTAAAAGATGAGACATTCCCGCCCGCTTCTGCCGCTCGACGACAGCCAGCCCGATCGGAGTCCCCTCCCGACTGACCCCCAACGCCGTGAAGGACGGTGGGAGTTCGTGAAGTAAGGATTGGATCTCGGGAGCCGCCAAGCTATGAAAGGCCGATGGAATCCGACCGAAGAATTCTTGCAGGTCGGGCGTCCGTCTACTAGAAGTGGGAGACATTCACTTCAACTACTTTGTTGGAAGGCTCGTTTTTCGCCAGATCGTAGTAGCCGGTTGTCGTGATGCGGAATTTACTGCCCGGACCCGCCTGTACAGCAGCGCTTAGCCAATCCGGATTCAAGGTAAGAGTCAAGACGTTGCCGGTAAAGCCGACTGTAAACCCTGATATCACTGGCACACCAACTACGTCCGAGTAATCACCCAGTTGAGAGTACTCTACTTTCACACTCTCCATCGGCACGGGGAACGAAGTCACTGTGGTAATTTTCTCACTGCTGGTCAATTGGATCGCTGAATTGCTGTACATACCACTCCAAGTCGGAGCCGTTTCATCGAACGTGATCGGCAAGTCTACTTCTCCAACTTTCGAACCGCCTTGTTCGAGAGTAAAGTGGATCGTTGCAGACGTTCCCTCAGTTACTGAATCTTTCGGATGAATCGTAAAGCCGCTCCCGGTCTGCGAAACATCAAGATCGTTTGAAACGCTATCCACTTCGACAACTCCTACTTGCGTGTTGTCGGCGTCGAACACATCGAAATTGTGGGTATTCGTGTTGAAGCGGAGGGTCTCCTCCATTGCGCCACGCTTCACCTGAAGCAGTTTCTTGATGTTGCGTTTGTTATAGAACGAGCCTTCCGCGAACATTACCATGCCCGAATCATCCGTGAGAAACACGTCGCCGTCACCTCCGCTCAGCGCGCTGTTCAACGGGAATTCCGCACCTTGTTTCAGCGAAATTGTAAGCGCCGACGGGTCCACCACGATGGAAGCCTTGAAGTCTGTGATCGCTTGTTGCAAAGCGGCAATCGCTGTATCGACCTCGGTTTGCGTTGTATCGGTTTTGTCTTTCACCGCTTGAGCAGCCGCCATTGCGGCGATCAATGCATCCATGGCACTTTGCGGAACTTGCCCGGCATCGGTGCCTACTTGGGTTTCAAGACTCAAAGTCATCGCTTCGGTAAGCTTGGCGGTCAGAGCGGTTTTGTCCACGGTTTGATTCTGGGGCGCCGTATTGACCACGAGCACGTCTTGGTTGACGCCGTTGTTCACCATCGGGATGTTCGCTTTGACTTTGTCATAGTCCACGATGTAGTCTTTGAGCTTCACTTCGGTGGGGGCGGTGACAC encodes:
- a CDS encoding GNAT family N-acetyltransferase, with product MSPTSSRRTPDLQEFFGRIPSAFHSLAAPEIQSLLHELPPSFTALGVSREGTPIGLAVVERQKRAGMSHLLALTIADAERGRGYGHLLLSALETSLRQKGTHTLGVEYVSGTNLPSVEAGFLTACGFATPRPGIFIWGGPLQVIHDLPWVERMRLPEAFTCDFFTTLTAEERSFVKNGLGVWYPPILSPFADEDSIDCERSLVLRYLGVVVGWLILERFDARTVLYKTMFVHRRHQRMGRGVALVAEASRRLVSDPEFQDWVFFVEAENEGMVRFMNDHISRPVAQKEVLWRTVKKL